A region from the Hydrogenimonas thermophila genome encodes:
- a CDS encoding Rieske 2Fe-2S domain-containing protein → MNRRNFLKVVGATAAVIAVNPSSISQTLYASNGDLYKTYEKVKLVDKAGNPIVASKLKKETNYFFTYPYSGTPALLVDIGEPTKKNVKLVTEDGEEYIFKGGCGKNGSIVAVSAICPHQLTHPKPSDSFFNYVPKSGKTMAYKSGGVFVCSSHLSAYDPKEGAKKVSGPAPQGLATIIMEVDENDHLWAVGVLGPNKFHDYFKSFKPEFKAIYGNWRKAKKIVKVKTPVMLLSEYSKEIIQY, encoded by the coding sequence ATGAATCGTAGAAATTTTCTAAAAGTTGTTGGTGCTACTGCCGCTGTTATAGCAGTAAATCCTTCATCAATTTCACAAACACTCTATGCAAGCAATGGTGATCTATATAAAACATATGAGAAAGTTAAATTAGTTGACAAAGCAGGCAATCCCATTGTTGCTTCTAAACTAAAAAAAGAGACTAACTACTTTTTTACATACCCATACAGTGGTACCCCTGCTCTGCTTGTAGATATTGGTGAACCAACCAAAAAAAATGTAAAATTGGTCACTGAAGATGGTGAAGAGTATATCTTTAAAGGTGGATGTGGAAAAAATGGCTCTATTGTTGCAGTATCAGCTATATGTCCACACCAATTGACTCACCCAAAACCAAGTGATAGTTTTTTTAACTATGTTCCAAAATCAGGAAAGACTATGGCTTATAAAAGTGGAGGTGTCTTTGTATGTTCATCACACCTCTCTGCTTATGATCCAAAAGAAGGAGCAAAAAAAGTTTCCGGACCTGCGCCTCAAGGGTTAGCCACTATTATTATGGAAGTAGATGAGAATGATCACTTATGGGCTGTAGGTGTTCTTGGACCAAATAAGTTTCATGACTATTTTAAATCTTTTAAACCTGAATTCAAAGCAATTTATGGAAATTGGCGTAAAGCAAAAAAGATTGTCAAGGTAAAAACACCTGTAATGCTTCTTAGCGAATACTCCAAAGAGATTATCCAATATTAA